A genomic region of Oncorhynchus mykiss isolate Arlee chromosome 4, USDA_OmykA_1.1, whole genome shotgun sequence contains the following coding sequences:
- the LOC110522151 gene encoding S-adenosylmethionine decarboxylase proenzyme isoform X1, which produces MEENGAHFFEGTEKLLEVWFSRQDENKGTGDLRTIPRFEWDKLLENVHCLIISVTKTDKQEAYILSESSMFVSKRRFILKTCGTTLLLQALMPLLELAREYCGFDAIEDRSEVLTPSPHYLQNFFYSRKNFMKPTHQEFPHRNFQEEVEFLSQIFPNGAAYCMGRLNSDCWYLFTLDLPEFWENEHADQTLEVLMSDLDPAIMDQFFMKDGVSANDVTRMSGIRDLIPGSVIDATMFNPCGYSMNGMKTDGTYWTIHITPEPEFSYVSFETNLSQTSYDDLVRKVVDVFKPGKFVTTLFVNQSSKCRSVFSSAQKLEGYKRLDRQLAQFNDYNFVFTSYAKSRQQNQQS; this is translated from the exons ATGGAAGAGAACGGTGCACACTTCTTCGAGGGAACCGAGAAGCTGTTGGAGGTGTGGTTCTCCCGGCAAGATGAGAATAAAGGAACAGGGGACCTCCGTACCATCCCAAG GTTTGAGTGGGACAAACTTCTGGAGAATGTGCACTGTTTGATCATAAGTGTGACGAAGACCGACAAGCAGGAAGCTTATATACTCAG TGAGAGTAGCATGTTTGTCTCCAAGAGACGTTTCATTTTGAAGACATGTGGAACCACCCTCTTACTGCAAGCACTGATGCCTCTGCTGGAACTGGCCAGAGAGTACTGTGGCTTTGATGCCATCGAG GATAGGTCAGAGGTTCTAACTCCATCTCCTCACTACCTACAGAATTTCTTCTATTCTCGTAAGAACTTCATGAAGCCCACCCATCAGGAGTTCCCTCATCGGAACTTCCAggaggaagtggaatttctcagccAGATTTTCCCAA ACGGAGCAGCGTACTGCATGGGACGTTTGAACTCTGATTGCTG GTACCTGTTTACTCTGGATTTGCCAGAGTTCTGGGAGAACGAGCATGCGGATCAGACGCTGGAAGTTCTGATGAGTGACCTTGATCCAGCAATTATGGACCAGTTCTTCATGAAAGACGGTGTTTCTGCAAATGATGTCACTCGT ATGAGTGGAATTCGTGACCTGATACCAGGTTCTGTGATTGACGCCACAATGTTCAACCCTTGTGGCTACTCAATGAATGGAATGAAGACTGAT GGAACTTACTGGACGATCCACATCACTCCAGAGCCAGAGTTCTCCTATGTCAGCTTTGAAACCAACCTCTCTCAGACGTCCTACGATGATCTGGTCAGGAAAGTTGTGGACGTGTTTAAGCCAGGAAAATTTGTGACGACGCTATTTGTTAACCAG AGCTCCAAATGTCGCAGTGTCTTTTCTTCCGCCCAGAAACTCGAGGGGTACAAGCGCCTCGACCGCCAGTTGGCCCAATTCAACGATTACAATTTTGTCTTTACTAGTTATGCCAAGAGCCGCCAGCAGAACCAGCAAAGTTGA
- the LOC110522151 gene encoding S-adenosylmethionine decarboxylase proenzyme isoform X2: MEENGAHFFEGTEKLLEVWFSRQDENKGTGDLRTIPRFEWDKLLENVHCLIISVTKTDKQEAYILSESSMFVSKRRFILKTCGTTLLLQALMPLLELAREYCGFDAIENFFYSRKNFMKPTHQEFPHRNFQEEVEFLSQIFPNGAAYCMGRLNSDCWYLFTLDLPEFWENEHADQTLEVLMSDLDPAIMDQFFMKDGVSANDVTRMSGIRDLIPGSVIDATMFNPCGYSMNGMKTDGTYWTIHITPEPEFSYVSFETNLSQTSYDDLVRKVVDVFKPGKFVTTLFVNQSSKCRSVFSSAQKLEGYKRLDRQLAQFNDYNFVFTSYAKSRQQNQQS; this comes from the exons ATGGAAGAGAACGGTGCACACTTCTTCGAGGGAACCGAGAAGCTGTTGGAGGTGTGGTTCTCCCGGCAAGATGAGAATAAAGGAACAGGGGACCTCCGTACCATCCCAAG GTTTGAGTGGGACAAACTTCTGGAGAATGTGCACTGTTTGATCATAAGTGTGACGAAGACCGACAAGCAGGAAGCTTATATACTCAG TGAGAGTAGCATGTTTGTCTCCAAGAGACGTTTCATTTTGAAGACATGTGGAACCACCCTCTTACTGCAAGCACTGATGCCTCTGCTGGAACTGGCCAGAGAGTACTGTGGCTTTGATGCCATCGAG AATTTCTTCTATTCTCGTAAGAACTTCATGAAGCCCACCCATCAGGAGTTCCCTCATCGGAACTTCCAggaggaagtggaatttctcagccAGATTTTCCCAA ACGGAGCAGCGTACTGCATGGGACGTTTGAACTCTGATTGCTG GTACCTGTTTACTCTGGATTTGCCAGAGTTCTGGGAGAACGAGCATGCGGATCAGACGCTGGAAGTTCTGATGAGTGACCTTGATCCAGCAATTATGGACCAGTTCTTCATGAAAGACGGTGTTTCTGCAAATGATGTCACTCGT ATGAGTGGAATTCGTGACCTGATACCAGGTTCTGTGATTGACGCCACAATGTTCAACCCTTGTGGCTACTCAATGAATGGAATGAAGACTGAT GGAACTTACTGGACGATCCACATCACTCCAGAGCCAGAGTTCTCCTATGTCAGCTTTGAAACCAACCTCTCTCAGACGTCCTACGATGATCTGGTCAGGAAAGTTGTGGACGTGTTTAAGCCAGGAAAATTTGTGACGACGCTATTTGTTAACCAG AGCTCCAAATGTCGCAGTGTCTTTTCTTCCGCCCAGAAACTCGAGGGGTACAAGCGCCTCGACCGCCAGTTGGCCCAATTCAACGATTACAATTTTGTCTTTACTAGTTATGCCAAGAGCCGCCAGCAGAACCAGCAAAGTTGA